In Beijerinckia indica subsp. indica ATCC 9039, the genomic window TGGGCGACTGCGCATAAATTTCCGGCCGAAAAGGCTGTGACGCTGTTACGCGATATTGAGATCCAGGTTGGCCGCACGGGCGCGCTGACGCCGGTCGCTCGGCTTGAGCCGATTACCGTCGGCGGTGTTGTCGTTTCCAATGCGACCTTGCACAATGAGGATGAGATTGCGCGCAAGGACATACGCATCGGCGATATGGTGATGATCCAGCGTGCCGGCGATGTCATTCCGCAAATTTTGGGTCCGATCCTCGATAAACGCCCCCAGGATGCGCAACCCTATGAATTTCCGCAGGTCTGTCCGGTTTGTGGCTCAGCGGCGATCCGTGAGATCGATCCGAAAACCGGGACCGCCGATGTCGTGCGCCGTTGCACGGGCGGGCTCGTCTGCGCCGCGCAGGTCGTGGAGCGCCTCAAACATTTCGCGTCCCGCAATGCGTTCGATATCGAGGGTTTGGGGGACAAGCAGATCGAGCAATTCTATCATGATGGGCTGATCCATACGCCCGTCGATATTTTCACTTTGCAAGAGCGTGATGCGCGAAGCCTGAAGAAATTGAAGGATCGCGAGGGCTATGGAGAAACCTCGGTGCGCAATCTGTTTCAGGCGATCGAGGCGCGCCGGCATATTCCCGTCAACCGTTTCATTTATGCGCTTGGCATCAGGCATGTGGGCGAGACCAATGCCCGCCGCGCGGCGCGCGCCTTTGGCACATTCGACGCCTTGCGCGCAGTCGCAAGCCGGGCAGAGGAGGGCTCGGAGGAACGGTCCGAACTCACCAATGTCGAGGGTTTCGGGCCTGTGGTTGCCGAGGCCATTTTCGATTTCTTCCATGAGCAACACAATCAAGACGTGCTCGATGGTCTCTTGGAGCAGGTGACGCCGGAGCCTATGGAGGCCGTGGCGAAAGAAAGTCCCGTGGCGGGCAAGACGGTCGTCTTCACCGGCGCGCTCGAACATATGACGCGCGAGGAAGCCAAGGCCCAAGCCGAACGGCTTGGAGCCAAGGTCGCGGGCTCTGTCTCGAAAAAGACCGATCTCGTCGTCGCGGGTCCAGGAGCAGGAAGCAAGCTTGCCAAGGCGGCGGAACTGAACATCGAGACGATTAGCGAGGAAGACTGGCTGAAGCTTGTCGGGGAATAAGCCCTTCCTGTCATTCGGTGCGGACAGGAACCAGAAAGCTGGACGTCAGTTGCCCATCGAGTGCGGAAGGATTGGGCCTATGAGGAAGAGGCGACGATTTCCTTTTTTGTCCTATGCGGGATCAGGGCGAGATCGACCGGCTCTAGACTGGTATGGCCGTTGGAGGATCCGTCTTGCAATGGCTGATCGGGCCGAAGGCTGCATCGCTCATCGTCCAGTTAACGAGCAATGCCACAGGCGTAGAATGTGAGACCCTTCTTTAGGGTTTCGATTCTAACATCAAGATAGTGGATATAGCCTTGTTCAATCCTTGTCTTCCAAAGATAATCTCTTGCCGAATTTGGTTTAGGGATTGTCTACAGCATCGGTTTCGCAACAGGACTATTGGGAAATGGATGGCTTATATAAATACCATCAATTGCATATAGGGTAGAAAGGCGCATCTTGGCTGATAAATCGCGCCAAACGCGCAAAAGCAAAGTCATGGGAAGGCGGGAAGCTGTAGCGGATAATCCGACCAGTTCTGAAAGCGCTGATTCACGGCTGGTGGGACCGGAACAGACGCATTTGATCATAGGCCTTGGAGCCTCGGTTGGGGGGCTCGATGCTTTTAAAACATTCTTTTCCAAGATGCCGACCGCCAGCGGAATGTCCTTCGTGCTGGTTCAGCACCTTGATCCAAACTTCAACAGTTCTCTGGTGGAAATTGTCACTGGCTTTACCGCAATGCCAGTCCAACTCGCCCAAGACGGGACAAACGTTGCCCCCGATCAAGTGTATGTCATTCCGCCAGACTCCATCTTGACGATTGAAAGCGGTATCCTCCATGTCACCCAGGCCGTACAGGTGGCCGCCCGTCGAACGATTATCAACACGTTTCTCACCTCGCTCGCCGAGGACCATGGTGAGAACGCCGTTGGCATCATTCTCTCTGGTTATGGGAGCGATGGGGCGCTTGGTATCGAGGCGATCAAGGAACATGGCGGCTTAACCATCAGCCAGGCCGAATTCGATCATCATGCCAAAAGTGGTATGCCACAGAGTGCGGTGTCCAGCGGCTTCGTTGATCACGTGCTCCCGGTTGAGGATATGCCGGCCGCGTTGATGGACTATCGTCGGCACCGTGCGATCTATGATAGCGCAAATGGGCCGGATGGTATCCGCAGGGACATGGCACGCCATCTCCCAACGATCTGCGCAATTTTGCACAGCAGGCTTGGCCGAGACTTCAGCCAATACAAGACTGGCACTTTGATGCGGCGAATCCAGCGTCGGATGCATGTGCTGCAGACGGGGAAAGTTTCTTCCTATATCGAGCAATTAAGAACGCTGCCGAAAGAGGCTGAATCGCTGTTTCGCGAGCTTTTGATTGGCGTCACCTATTTTTTTCGTAACCCGGAATCGTTCGAGGCACTCGAAACAAAAATCCTGCCGGGCCTGCTAGCTGATAACCACAATACCGGCCCAGTCCGAATATGGGTGCCAGGATGCGCGACAGGTGAGGAGGCCTACTCGCTCGCGATTATTCTGAAGGAGTCAATGGCGCGGCTACGACGTCAACGTCAGGTCCAAATTTTCGCAACCGATGTCGACGACCGGGCGATCGAATTCGCACGGGCTGGCTTGTATAATGCTGCGATTGCTTCGCATTTTTCCGCAGAGCGTTTGGAGAAGAATTTCGTCAAGGATTGCGGAAATTACCGCGTTGCCAAGGACATCCGCGAGATGTGCTTGTTCTCGACACACGATCTTGTCAGGGATCCGCCGTTTTCCCGGCTGGACCTGGTGAGTTGCCGTAATCTGTTGATCTATTTCGAGAGCGCATTGCAGCAACGGTGCTTTACCACTTTTCATTACGCCTTGCGGCCTGGCGGCCATTTGCTTCTTGGCCCTTCGGAGAGTGTCCCCACGCAGTCTCGTCTCTTCGCGCCAGTGGACAAACGACATCGGATCTATGTCAGGCGGGATACGGTGGCGAGTTTTCCCACTTTTCCTCTGCCACGCTGGGTGGGAGGTGAAACGTCGCAGAAATTTGTGAAGCTTCCTGCTGGTGATGATATCGAGCGCCAAGCCGCCCACGTCATTGCTCAGTATGCGCCGGCCTATGTGATCGTCGATCGCGGTCATAATATTCTGCGGTTCTCCGGGCAGATTGCAAAATATTTGGAACCGACAACCGGCGTTGCAAGCCTCAATCTGTTCACTTTGCTGCACACGGATCTGCGGCCAGCTGTTCGTGCCGCGCTCAAAAAAGCCGTGGCGAGCGGGGCAACGGTCCAGCCAGAGACCGTCAGCTTTGGGGCGGGTGGCCAGTACGAGACTCTTAACCTGATTGTCGAGCCTCTCCCCAATTCAGAAGAAGTTGGCCTATTTCTTATTTTATTCCAAGATGTTGGTCGATTTACGCGGATGTCGCAAGAGGCGCCAGTAACGGCCGCTAGCGATGAAGGCAGTAAGGCCACTCTTCAGGACCTCAACAGCGAACTGCGCGGAACGAGGGAACGCCTTCGTAAAGTCACAGAAGAGTTGGAGGCAGCCAATGAGGAACTGCAATCTTCCAGTGAGGAATATCTGTCGGTCAACGAAGAACTGCAATCAACGAATGAGGAACTAGAAACTTCGAAAGAGGAACTGCAATCGCTCAATGAAGAGCTCCAGACTATGAATTCAGAGCTGAACAACAGGAATGAAAGTCTTGTTCGTTCGAACAGCGACCTCTCGAACTTGTTCGACAGCACATCGATTGCAATTCTCTTTCTGGACAGCAACCTGTGCATTCGGCGCTTCACCTCCCGTTTCCTCGAATTGTTTAACGTAAGAGAAGGAGATGAAGGGCGACCGATCAGTAACATTGTTACACGCCTTACGCATGATAGTTTGGTCACCGACGCGCAGCAGGTTCTGCGCACTTTGACCCCCGTTGAACGAGAGGTTTCGGTCGCGAATGGCCCAAGTTTCTTGATGCAGATTCGGCCATATCGAAGTTTGAACAATGTCATTGATGGTGTAGTCGTCACATTCGTTGATATCACGGAGCGCAAGCAGCATGAGCAGGCACGCGCGCTGCTTGCGGCGATCGTCGAGTCGTCTCAGGACGCAATCATCAGCCACGATCTGGATGGCACTGTCACGAGCTGGAATACAGGCGCCGAGCGACTCTTCGATTATTCGGCCTCGGAGGCAATCGGGCAACCTATGTCCATGTTGTTGGGAGGGACATTGCTCGATGACTGGGCAAATATACAAGCAAAATTGCAAAAAGGCGAACAGGTCGCCCGATTTGACAGCATCAGATTTGCCAAGGGAGGGCGATCGATCGATGTTTCGATCACAATATCGCCTGTCAAGGAAATTGGTGGACGGATCGTCGGTGCCTCCGTGGTCGCGCGAGATATCACTGATCTCAAAGATGCCGAACAGAAAACTGCTCTCCTCCTTAGTGAGCTCGATCATCGCGTAAAGAATATTCTGGCGATTGTGTCCGCTGTCGTTTCACAAACGCTTAAGACCAGTTCTACGCCGGAGGCTTTCGCGGCTGAGATTGAAGGCCGCATAAAAGCCATCACCATGGCACACAGCCTATTGACACAGGCCGGGCAAGGCACGATGTCGCTTCGTGCCGTTATCGAGACGGAACTCGCACCCTATCGTCGTGAAAACGGCAATTTTATCATAACCGGCCGCGATGTCCTGCTGACTCCGAAGGCAGGCTTGGCTCTGGCGATGGCCGTCCACGAACTTGCCAGCAACGCGGCCAAATATGGCGCGCTTTCGACGTCTTCCGGTCATCTCCATGTTATATGGGAGATGAGGAACAGAACCGACAATCCCCTATTGTTACTCACCTGGACAGAAAGCGGCGGACCAGAGGTACAGCCGCCCCTTCGCGAGGGTTTTGGAACGATGCTGATCGAGAAGGCTCTGACCTATGAGTTTGATGCGGAAGTCCAGCGAAATTTTTTGAGGCCTGGGCTTTGTTGCACATTCAAGATCCCGCTGACCCCCGAGTTTGGATACATGAACGCGACAGGTGATGCGGAGCGGGAAACCCGATGATCGTTAGCAAACTAACCGGGCGCCGTGTCCTTGTCGTGGAAGACGAGATTCTCATCGCCGTGATGATCGAGGAAGTTCTGCTGGATCTCGGTTGCATTGTCGTCGGGCCGATCGGCAAGCTCGAGGCCGCAATGCAATTGGCAAGAGATGAAGCCCTAGACATGGCTATCCTGGACGTCAGTATTCGCGGAGGGTATGTTTATCCGGTTGCTGAGCGACTTCTAGCCCGCGATATTCCCATTATACTGGCCAGCGGCTATGGGGGCTGGGCTCTTCCAGAAAACCTTCGTGATCAGCCTCGGTTGACCAAGCCTTTCACAACCCAGGAACTTGAAAGCCAGATCAGGGCATGTTGTCGTCAGGTTTGATGTTCTAGAATTGATGATGTCCGAGGTCAGCTTTCTTGATTTCCGGCACCAGCGTCTCACGCAGGCTTTCATCACTGAGTGGGCCGATGAACTTGTAGGCGATCGTGCCATCGCCCCGCACGACATAGGTTTCCGGTACACCGTAAAGGCCCCAATCGATTCCGACCCGGCCTTTCGCATCATTGCCGATGGCGGCGTAAGGGTTGCCGCCTCTCTGGTTGAGGAATTGGCGGATATTCTCCGGCTTGTCCTTATAGGCGATGCCGTAGAGGCGTAGTCCCGCCCGCTGCAAGGTTGGATCGGCGGCAAGCTGCATCAAAACGCCATGTTCCTGATGGCAGGGCACGCACCAGGATGCGAAGAAATTGACGACACTGACATGGCCTTGGGCGAGATCCTGATTGCTCAGTCCCGTGACGTCTTGCAAGCCTTCCACGGGGCTGAGGGCAAAGGTGGGCGTGGGCCGATCGATCAAGGCCGAAGGAAGAAGGGAAGCATCGCCCGCAAAAAGCCGCACGAGAAACAGACCGGCAATCGCGAGAAAGAGCAGCAGCGGCGCGAAAATGAGCCAGGATCGTCTGTTTGCCGGGCCGGGACTCTTTTGCGGTGCCTCGCTCATTCCTGATCCTGCCCGAAACCGCGTCCACTGGCCTTGCCGCCGAAGGCTGCGAGTTTCTGTTTCAACTGCCGATAATCACGCCAGATCGCCAGAATCATCCCGAGAATGATCAACAGGCCGAATCCATAGGCCGCGATGACATAGGAACTATTGGGATCATCCATCATCAAGCGGGCTCGGGCTTTGCCGTGCGATAGGGAGAGGTCCCCGAGGCTGCGAGCATGGCAAGCCGATGCAAGCGCCGGCGCAGGATCTCGTTGCGGATCGCATAAAGATGCAGGGTCAGGAACAGGCTCGTGAAAGCGAGGGCCATGATGATCAAGGGCCAGAGCATCGTCGGTGCAATGGATGGCCCGCCGAGCCGAAATACGGACGCCGGCTGATGCAGCGTGTTCCACCAATCGACGGAAAATTTGATGATGGGAATATTGACGAGGCCGACCAGCGTCAGGATCGCCGCCGCTCGCGCCGCCTTGCCGCTCTCTTCGATCGTTTGCCACAAAGCAACAAGACCGAGGTAGATCAGGAAAAGCACGAGCACGGAGGTCAGCCTCGCGTCCCAGACCCACCAGGTGCCCCACATGGGCTTGCCCCAGAGCGAGCCGGTGAAGAGGCACAAAAAGGTAAAGCCCGCGCCGAGCGGGGCAGCGGCCTTTTGCGCCGCATCGGCGAGCGGGTGTCGCCAGACCAGGGTGCCGAGCGCCGCCGAGGTCATGACAAAATAGATGAACATGGAGAGCCAGGCGGCGGGCACATGCAGATACATGATCCGCACGGTCTCGCCTTGCTGATAATCGGGTGGTGCGACGAACCATGCGAGGTAAAGGCCAAGGCCAAACAGAAAAGCCGTCAGCGCCGCGAGCCAGGGCGCGAGGCGGCCGGTCCATTGCAGGAAGACGGTAGGGTTGGCGAAATTCGGCATGGAATTCGGCAAGTCTTTGGCGCGGGACCAGAATAAAATCTGTTCGGTACAGCGGATTTCGCTGGCGGCCCCTCTTGATCGACTGCAAGTCGATCAAGAGGGGTGAGCGCGCTTTTCCTTAGGCCGATAGAAGCGGAAAGGCAAATTTTAGAGCTTTGATCCTGAAGTGGGTTGCCCCTTTCAGGACCGTTCGAGGGCCGTTCAGACGTTTTTAGAGTCTTTTCTCGACCCCGGCGGCGCTTTCGACGAATTCTGCCGGCACGAAGGCTTCCACTACGGCTTCACCGGCCTTGACGGGTGTGCCGGCGGTGCGAGCGTCCTCCAGCCGATCGAGACGCAGCATGGCGAGGCCCGCCGCTCCGGCTGTCGAACTGACTTGACCGATCGAAGTTTCGCCCGCCTTGATTTCAGTGCCAAGGGCGGGCGTCGGGCCCTCGAAATGGAGCGGAATGATTCTCTTGCGGGCTGATCTACGGAAATGCACCCGAGCGACGACTTCCTGGCCGACATAGCAGCCTTTCTTGAAATCGACGCCGTTGCAGCGGTCGATATTAGCGTCATGCAGGAATGTGTCGCCATAGGGGAAATCGACGCCGCCTTTGGGAACGCCAAGGCTGACGCGATGGGCTTCATAAGCGGTCGTATCCGCAGGCAAGGCCGCAAGAGCCGCGCGCGAGGCGATGAGGCGCTTGCCCATTTCCGGAGCACGCGGGTCAAGATAAATGACGGCGCCTTCGATCGCTGGCGCGGGGTCTGAGCCCCAGAAAGCGGCGACCCCGAACTGTTCCGAAACATCCTCGACGGTGAATTTGGCCCGCATCTTGTGGAAATTAATGCGTTTGAGGAGATCAGCCGATTGCTCCTTGGCGCAATCGATCAGATAGCCGGCTTCAGGGCCTTCGGGCAGCGGCAGGATGAAGAAATCGAACAGAAGCTTGCCCTGTGGCGTCAGCAGCGCGCTATAGCGCGCCTCGCCAGGGACGAAGTTCAGCATGGTGTTGGTGATGACCTTGTGCAGCAAGGCGGTCGCGTCACCAACGATCTTGAGAACGCCGCGATCGGCGAGAAAGCAGGTTCCTGTATCCATTCGAGATCCTCGACTTTAAGTCCCGTCCGTTCCCGTAAGCGATGATTGCCCTGGCTCAAATGGGGTTTGATTGGAAAATAAAAATATGGTGCGGTTCAGCTCGGTGCTGGAACGCTTGCTGAGAAAAAGCGCAGGGCAGCCCCGAAAAAATCTGTTCCGCCCTTGCGGTCCATTGGTCTACTGAACGCATCATCTCGCAAGCCGTCACGCGCAAGCTTGTCGGTGGAACAAGCAATGGATGGGCCATGCCGCACAATTTCGATCTTCTCCTGAAAGGGGGGATTGTCGTCGATCATAATGGAATCGCCGCCCGCGATATTGGTATCAGGGATGGCAAGATTGCCGCGATCGGCCACCTGCGGCAGGCGAGTGCCGGTGAAACCATTGCCGCCGAGGGGCTGCACATTTTGCCTGGCGTCATTGATACGCAGGTGCACTTCCGTGAGCCCGGTCTGACCCATAAGGAAGATCTCGAAACCGGCTCGCGCGGGGCCGTGCTTGGCGGCGTCACGGCAGTGTTTGAAATGCCCAACACCAATCCGCTGACGACGGGGGCGGTGGAACTGGCCGATAAAGTGGCCCGCGCGACGCATCGCATGCATTGCGATTTCGCGTTCTGGGTCGGCGGCACTTATGACAATCCCAAGGACATTCCGGAATTGGAGCGCCTGCCGGGCTCGGCCGGCATCAAGGTCTTCATGGGCTCCTCGACCGGCAGCCTGCTCGTCGAGGATGATGAGGGCATTGCCCGCATTCTTGCCCAAACCCGTCGCCGCGCGGCTTTTCATTCCGAGGATGAAGCGCGTTTGAATGAACGCAAGCCTGTGCGGGTGGCGGGTGACCCTTCCTCGCATCCCTTGTGGCGTGATGAGGAAGCGGCTCTTCTCTCGACGCGGCGCCTCGTGCGGATCGCCCATGAACAGAACGCGCTCGTGCATGTGCTGCATGTGTCGACCGCTGAGGAAATCGATTTCCTAGCCGCGCACAAGGAACGCGTCAGCATCGAGATCACGCCGCATCATTTGACGCTGTCTTCCGAGGATTATGCGCGGCTTGGCACTTTGATGCAGATGAACCCGCCTGTGCGCGACGCGCGCCACCGGGAAAGACTCTGGTATGGGCTCGATCAGAGCATCGTTGATATTCTTGGCTCCGATCACGCGCCGCATACATTGGAGGAAAAGGCTAAACCCTATCCGCAGAGCCCCTCGGGGATGACCGGCGTGCAGACATTGGTGCCCTTGATGCTCGATCATGTCCAGGCGGGACGCCTGACGCTTCAGCGTTTCGTCGATCTGACGAGTGCCGGCCCGGCGCGTCTCTTCGGAATAGCAGGCAAAGGCCGGATCGCGGTCGGTTATGACGCGGATTTGACTGTCGTCGATCTGAAACGGCGGGAGACGATCACCAATGAATGGATTGCCTCGCGCGCCGGCTGGACGCCTTATCATGGCAAGACCGTCACCGGCTGGCCTATTGGCACCCTGGTTCGGGGCCGCAAGGTGATGTGGGAGGGTGAAATCGTGACAGCGGGGCAGGGAGAGCCTGTGCGGTTTCTGACACGGTAGAGCGTCTTCTCACAACAAGAGTAAAGCCGCCGAAGGAGCGTGCCGTCTTATTGCAGACCCGAAGAACAGGGCCATGTCCGTTGCAAGGTTGCGCGCACCCATGTTTGGAGATCCTTTAAAAACAAGGCAACGCGACAAAATAATGGTTGAGGCCAAGGTCTGATCGGATCCGATAAGCTATATACTGTAATTCATATATTGCTTGTCGGAAAACGAACGTAAAAAGACAGACGTAAAGCTTGCATATATCTTGCGATAGAGGTTAGAGGCCGAGGAATGGAGTAGAAACGCAGCTTGCGTTTGGTTTTGTTCCTGAAACGACAAGAAGAACGGGTGTTCACCCGACTTGACCGCGCCTTCGGCTCATGATTATGGTTCAGCAACTCACGCCTGTATGGCTGATGATTGTTTATACTTTCAGCGTCAACCTCTAACCAGAAAGAGCGACGGACAACATGGTACGTGAATTCGAATATCGCGGGGAAACGTTTCGGGTGAATGCACATGGCGCCCCGGGCCACGAAGAAGTTTTCATCATGCATCTCATCGATGGCGAAGAGTTCGGTGAAATCTCGATCGATCGCATGACGGAAGAGAACGACACGTCCGCCCCGCTTGAAGCGATCATCATCATGCTGTGCGATCGCCTGATCATTGAACGCGAGATCCAAGTTGCCAAGCCGGAAGGCGCTTTCGCTTGGCGCGAAGGCAAGGTTCTTTTCAAGGTGCACAACGGCGTTCAAGACCACGCGTAATTGCGTGATTGGATTGTTCGGTTATCGAAACAGATCGGATTGTCTCCGGTCTGTTTCTGGATAGTGATACACATACAATATTGAGAGTGTTCCAACGGTCATCCCTATGATCGTTGGAACACTCTCGAATTTTTGCTTCGTCCCGCCCTAATAAGCACCGTAACGGTCGATGACGCTGTGGCTGATCCTGGCCCCTTCAGCGAAAAAGCGCGCAATGATCGCCTGCGCATTCGGCGTGCAGAGACGATAGGATAATTGATAATCGCGCAGGCCGCGATTGTAGGCGCCCGCCAGACGCTCCTTCTCCTGTTCTCCGCCAGCTTCCGCCTCCATGAGCGCCGTCATTCTTGCAGACCAATTTTCCGTCCGTCCCCCACAGAGCGTTTCGAGATAGCTCAGAGCGCCGAGAATTTCGGCGAGCCTGAGAAGATCGCCTTCATAGGGAGCGGGTTTGCGTTCAACGGGCTGTGAAGGGGAATTTGAGTCCGGGGCGGCCTTTGTGCTCTCCTGTTTGGCTTGCCCCTTCTTTTTATGCGCGGGCTTTGGATCAGCATCGTGAGAATGCGGCCGTTCGTGATGTTTTTTCCCTGGCGAAGCCGCCGTGGAACGGTCCGGTCTCGGCGTGGAGCGTGGCGGAACGCGCAGTGCTGGTACAGAATGGGGAACCGGCCGTGAGGGTTGGGCTGGCTTTTCAACCCCCTCGAACCAGTCCCATTGCGCCCAAGCGGAAGTGTTCGCCATGATCGGGACGACCACCAGCATGGCGCTGGCGAAACGGAAGCAAGCCACCATCCGCCCTTTTTTCACATCAGCCCCGCAAATGCTGGAGGAAGAGTGGATAGCCCGCGCGCACGACGGGCTCCACCATGGGCGTGCAGGGAAGAGTGTTTAATTCATCGAGCCGCGCCCATATGATTTCGCTGGCTTCCGGGCCGATTTCTCCATCGCCTCCGAGCCATTCGGCGACGAAGGAAGCAATGACGAAATGATAGCGAATGCGTTTGGCTTCATCTTGTTCGATCGACTCGACGTGACGATTGAAACAGACGATCCTCGCCTTGACCGCGACTTCTTCCCAGAGTTCGCGGAGGGCGGCTGCGGCGAGGCTTTCGCCGATTTCGACAAGGCCGCCGGGCAGAGAAAATGCGCCGTCAAAGGGTGGCTTCGTGCGGCGCGCGAGCAGGACACGGTCCGAAAATTCCACGGATTGTGCGCGGGGAGCGAATGGCAGGCGCCGAAAAACGGCGACGCTTGCGCCGATGAAAGGATAGGCCGGATAGGCGCGCGACGTGGGATCTTGGGAGAAATCAGGGGAATCGGACATGACCAGGAGAAAATGAGGGAGGGAGCAGCTTTGGTTGGCCGCGATGCAAGGCTCGTGGCGGAGGCTCTCGTTCACGATTTCCTTTGTGTGGGTTTTATGGGTGGCAGCTGCAAGGAGAATTCATAGCTTTTGTGGCGGTCCATCCCGGCCAAGGTCAATGTCAGGGGCGGTGGCGGCGCCTCCACCCCGGTGCCGGCGGGAGCCAGGATTTGCCGCAGCAGAAATTCATCTGGCTGCCCTGTCGGTTTTGTCTCGAAATACCAGCCGTCCGGCGCCTCGACGAAGAGGTCGCGAGCGTGACCGTTCACCCATTGCAACCGCCATGTCGGATGATCATATCCTGGCTCGGACATGATTTTTATCGCCGAGGCGACCGCTTCGGGCGTGAGCGTCGTGGGAACCTCGGATAGAGCCTCGGTGAGACGCGGATTGGCAAGAGACGTTTTCCCGGGCGATAAAAGAACCTCGGTTTGTGCCTTTTGCGGACGGCAGATCTTACCGCAGGTGGCATAATCGAGGGCCAGCGAAAGCGTGACTTGTTCGTGTGCGTCTCGCGGTTCAACCCGTATGGGGAACACGACCCGGCCCCGATAGCCAAAAATTTCAGCACCTTCATCGCTGATCCGTTCGGGGGCCGGATAAAGAACGGTGGTCTTGGCGAGATTGCTGGAATGATCGAAGGAAAAGACCGGGGCGACCCCGGCCTCGCCGGGCATCCGCCAATAGGTCATCAAATCTGGGGCGAGCTCGATGGCAATACCAATCACATAGATGCCGTCCTGTTCTGCTTCACCTTTGATCACCTCGACGTCTGGATTCGCGAGAGTGGCCGGCTGTTGCGAACCGGCCCAAAGATCCGAAGAAACCTCCAAGGAGCCCAATAAAAACAAGGCACTGCTTAAGCCGAGGCAAAGGCTTCGTGATAAGATACCTTGAAGAAATTGACTTTTCATGAACCCGCCTCGCAATGAGTGGACAGAGTTTTGCATGAAGCCTTTGACAGGCTTTTTCCCTTGGTTCGCCGAATTTATTTGGCACGATCGAGTGGTGCAACCTGGGCTGCGACTTTCTCTTCCTCGGGGAGGTACGTTAGGATGATATCGATGATGTCTTTGGACTCGACACAATCGACTGGCGCGTTCCTGGACGGTCAGTTGCTGATCGCCATGCCCAATATGGTGGATAATCGTTTCGCTCG contains:
- a CDS encoding NUDIX hydrolase — protein: MNESLRHEPCIAANQSCSLPHFLLVMSDSPDFSQDPTSRAYPAYPFIGASVAVFRRLPFAPRAQSVEFSDRVLLARRTKPPFDGAFSLPGGLVEIGESLAAAALRELWEEVAVKARIVCFNRHVESIEQDEAKRIRYHFVIASFVAEWLGGDGEIGPEASEIIWARLDELNTLPCTPMVEPVVRAGYPLFLQHLRG
- a CDS encoding protein-disulfide reductase DsbD domain-containing protein, which produces MIKGEAEQDGIYVIGIAIELAPDLMTYWRMPGEAGVAPVFSFDHSSNLAKTTVLYPAPERISDEGAEIFGYRGRVVFPIRVEPRDAHEQVTLSLALDYATCGKICRPQKAQTEVLLSPGKTSLANPRLTEALSEVPTTLTPEAVASAIKIMSEPGYDHPTWRLQWVNGHARDLFVEAPDGWYFETKPTGQPDEFLLRQILAPAGTGVEAPPPPLTLTLAGMDRHKSYEFSLQLPPIKPTQRKS
- a CDS encoding TIGR02301 family protein, which translates into the protein MVACFRFASAMLVVVPIMANTSAWAQWDWFEGVEKPAQPSRPVPHSVPALRVPPRSTPRPDRSTAASPGKKHHERPHSHDADPKPAHKKKGQAKQESTKAAPDSNSPSQPVERKPAPYEGDLLRLAEILGALSYLETLCGGRTENWSARMTALMEAEAGGEQEKERLAGAYNRGLRDYQLSYRLCTPNAQAIIARFFAEGARISHSVIDRYGAY
- a CDS encoding dihydroorotase — its product is MPHNFDLLLKGGIVVDHNGIAARDIGIRDGKIAAIGHLRQASAGETIAAEGLHILPGVIDTQVHFREPGLTHKEDLETGSRGAVLGGVTAVFEMPNTNPLTTGAVELADKVARATHRMHCDFAFWVGGTYDNPKDIPELERLPGSAGIKVFMGSSTGSLLVEDDEGIARILAQTRRRAAFHSEDEARLNERKPVRVAGDPSSHPLWRDEEAALLSTRRLVRIAHEQNALVHVLHVSTAEEIDFLAAHKERVSIEITPHHLTLSSEDYARLGTLMQMNPPVRDARHRERLWYGLDQSIVDILGSDHAPHTLEEKAKPYPQSPSGMTGVQTLVPLMLDHVQAGRLTLQRFVDLTSAGPARLFGIAGKGRIAVGYDADLTVVDLKRRETITNEWIASRAGWTPYHGKTVTGWPIGTLVRGRKVMWEGEIVTAGQGEPVRFLTR
- a CDS encoding YgfZ/GcvT domain-containing protein — protein: MDTGTCFLADRGVLKIVGDATALLHKVITNTMLNFVPGEARYSALLTPQGKLLFDFFILPLPEGPEAGYLIDCAKEQSADLLKRINFHKMRAKFTVEDVSEQFGVAAFWGSDPAPAIEGAVIYLDPRAPEMGKRLIASRAALAALPADTTAYEAHRVSLGVPKGGVDFPYGDTFLHDANIDRCNGVDFKKGCYVGQEVVARVHFRRSARKRIIPLHFEGPTPALGTEIKAGETSIGQVSSTAGAAGLAMLRLDRLEDARTAGTPVKAGEAVVEAFVPAEFVESAAGVEKRL